A window from Vigna angularis cultivar LongXiaoDou No.4 chromosome 7, ASM1680809v1, whole genome shotgun sequence encodes these proteins:
- the LOC108337389 gene encoding NAD(P)H-dependent 6'-deoxychalcone synthase, protein MAAVEIPTLVLPNSSTQQRVPVVGMGSAPDFTCKKDTKEAIIEAIKQGYRHFDTAAAYGSEQALGEALKEAIQLGLVSRQDLFVTSKLWVTENHPHLVVSALRKSLRTLQLEYLDLYLIHWPISSQPGKFSFPIEVSDLLPFDVKGVWEAMEECQKLGLTRAIGVSNFSVKKLENLLSVATIRPVVNQVEMNLAWQQKKLREFCSENGIIITAFSPLRKGASKGANEVMENEMLKEIAEAHGKTIAQVSLRWLYEQGVTFVPKSYDKGRMNQNLQIFDWKLTKDDLHKISEIYQNRLINGPTKPQLNDLWDDEI, encoded by the exons ATGGCTGCTGTCGAAATTCCTACGTTGGTGCTTCCAAACTCTAGTACCCAACAGAGGGTGCCAGTGGTCGGAATGGGTTCTGCCCCAGATTTCACCTGCAAGAAAGACACAAAGGAAGCAATCATCGAGGCCATAAAGCAGGGTTACAGACACTTTGACACTGCTGCTGCTTATGGCTCTGAACAGGCTCTTGGAGAAGCTCTCAAAGAAGCAATTCAACTTGGTCTTGTCTCTCGTCAAGATCTCTTCGTCACTTCCAAGCTTTGGGTCACTGAAAATCATCCTCATCTCGTTGTTTCAGCCTTGCGCAAATCACTCAG AACTCTTCAACTGGAGTATCTCGATCTCTATCTCATTCACTGGCCCATCAGTTCTCAACCTGGAAAATTCTCATTTCCAATCGAGGTTTCAGATCTTTTGCCTTTTGATGTGAAGGGTGTGTGGGAAGCCATGGAAGAGTGTCAAAAGCTTGGTCTCACACGAGCCATTGGTGTGAGCAACTTTTCTGTGAAGAAACTTGAGAATTTACTGTCTGTTGCTACCATCCGTCCTGTGGTGAATCAA GTGGAGATGAATCTTGCATGGCAGCAGAAGAAGCTGAGAGAGTTCTGCAGTGAAAATGGGATAATCATAACTGCATTTTCTCCTCTGAGGAAAGGTGCAAGTAAGGGAGCAAATGAAGTGATGGAGAATGAAATGCTGAAAGAGATTGCAGAGGCTCATGGTAAGACTATAGCTCAAGTTTCTCTGAGATGGTTGTATGAACAAGGAGTCACCTTCGTGCCAAAGAGCTACGATAAGGGAAGGATGAACCAAAACCTTCAGATATTTGATTGGAAGTTAACCAAAGACGATCTTCACAAAATTAGTGAAATATATCAAAATCGTTTGATCAATGGACCCACCAAACCCCAACTCAATGATCTTTGGGAcgatgaaatataa
- the LOC108337946 gene encoding NAD(P)H-dependent 6'-deoxychalcone synthase: MVAVEIPTLVLPNSSSQQRVPVVGMGSAPDFTCKKDTKEAIIEAIKQGYRHFDTAAAYGSEQALGEALKEAVELGLVSRQDLFVTSKLWVTENHPHLVVSALRKSLRTLQLEYLDLYLIHWPLSSQPGKFSFPIEVEDLLPFDVKGVWEAMEECQKLGLTKAIGVSNFSVKKLQNLLSVATILPVVNQVEMNLAWQQKELREFCSANGIIITAFSPLRKGASRGPNEVMENDVLKEIADAHGKSIAQICLRWLYEQGVTFVPKSYDKERMNQNLRIFDWALTEEDHNKISQIHQSRLIAGPTKPQLNDLWD, from the exons ATGGTTGCTGTCGAAATTCCGACATTGGTGCTTCCAAACTCCTCTTCCCAACAGAGGGTGCCAGTGGTCGGAATGGGTTCTGCCCCAGATTTCACCTGCAAGAAAGACACAAAGGAAGCAATCATTGAGGCCATAAAACAAGGCTACAGACACTTTGACACTGCTGCTGCCTATGGCTCTGAGCAAGCTCTCGGTGAAGCCTTGAAAGAAGCAGTTGAACTTGGCCTTGTCTCTCGCCAAGACCTCTTTGTCACGTCAAAGCTTTGGGTCACTGAGAATCATCCTCATCTTGTTGTTTCAGCTTTGCGCAAATCACTCAG AACTCTTCAACTGGAGTATCTCGATCTCTATCTCATTCACTGGCCTCTTAGTTCTCAACCTGGAAAGTTTTCTTTTCCCATTGAAGTAGAAGATCTCTTGCCTTTTGATGTGAAGGGTGTGTGGGAAGCCATGGAAGAATGTCAAAAGCTTGGCCTCACTAAAGCTATTGGAGTCAGCAACTTCTCTGTAAAGAAACTTCAGAATCTGTTGTCTGTTGCTACCATCCTTCCTGTGGTGAATCAA gTGGAAATGAACCTTGCATGGCAACAAAAGGAACTGAGAGAGTTTTGCAGTGCAAATGGTATAATCATAACTGCATTTTCACCTTTAAGGAAAGGTGCAAGCAGGGGTCCAAATGAAGTGATGGAAAATGATGTACTGAAAGAAATTGCAGATGCTCATGGCAAATCCATAGCTCAAATTTGCCTTAGATGGTTGTATGAACAAGGAGTCACTTTTGTTCCAAAAAGCTACGATAAGGAGAGGATGAACCAAAATTTGAGGATATTTGATTGGGCATTGACAGAAGAAgatcataataaaataagtcaaaTTCATCAGAGTCGTTTAATCGCTGGACCCACCAAGCCACAACTCAATGATCTTTGggattaa